One genomic region from Amia ocellicauda isolate fAmiCal2 chromosome 4, fAmiCal2.hap1, whole genome shotgun sequence encodes:
- the LOC136748323 gene encoding arrestin domain-containing protein 4: MVPKVKTLGIVFDEDKGGYCGGETVSGHVLLDVSAPLRMRAISVVARGCARVSWSEGPGSPISPIHSARTPAWQCPSSSHGVGGELQYLHAAQTLREATGSGNQEGFISLPAGKHEFPFSFQLPQGPLVTSFSGKNGSVHYWVTAVLQRPSTQDQCVHREFPVISHIDVNSPALLCPISTNKEMMVGCWCFTSGPISLSAKIDRKGYCNGEAIPIYAEIENCSSRLIVPKAAIYQTQTCLTNGKTKTFKQEVASVRGNHIASGTTDTWNGKTLKIPPVSASILNCSILRVEYCLAIMVQIPGAKKLRVELPLVIGTIPYNGFGSRSSSMSSQFSMDLSWLTLALPEQPEAPPNYAAVVSEEEFEQHTPSYSQSEELVRELGSPVFAYIQEFKFQPPPLYSEIDPYPVHSEDPPLRVEFSIGHLNA; the protein is encoded by the exons ATGGTGCCCAAAGTGAAGACGCTGGGCATCGTGTTTGATGAGGACAAGGGCGGCTATTGCGGCGGGGAGACGGTGTCCGGACACGTCTTGCTGGACGTCTCTGCCCCGCTTCGGATGCGGGCGATTTCCGTGGTGGCGAGGGGCTGTGCCCGGGTGAGCTGGAGCGAGGGGCCGGGGTCGCCCATCTCGCCCATCCACAGTGCCAGGACACCGGCATGGCAGTGCCCGTCCTCCTCGCACGGTGTCGGGGGTGAGCTCCAGTATCTGCACGCCGCCCAGACGCTGCGGGAAGCGACAG GGTCTGGCAACCAGGAGGGCTTTATCAGTTTACCAGCAGGAAAGCACGAATTCCCTTTCAGCTTCCAGTTGCCGCAGGG GCCCTTGGTTACTTCATTTTCTGGGAAAAATGGGAGCGTTCATTACTGGGTGACGGCAGTGTTGCAGCGGCCTTCTACCCAAGACCAGTGTGTGCACAGAGAATTCCCTGTCATTAGCCATATAGATGTCAACTCCCCAGCTCTCCTG tgtcCTATCTCAACAAACAAAGAGATGATGGTTGGCTGTTGGTGTTTCACATCAGGACCTATTTCACTGAGTGCCAAAATTGACAGAAAAGGATACTGTAATG GGGAAGCCATTCCTATCTATGCGGAGATTGAGAACTGCTCTTCACGTCTCATCGTGCCCAAAGCGGCTATTTACCAGACTCAGACCTGCTTGACTAACGGCAAAACTAAAACGTTCAAGCAGGAAGTTGCCAGCGTGCGGGGAAATCACATTGCCTCAGGCACAACTGACACTTGGAATGGAAAAACACTTAAGATCCCCCCAGTATCTGCCTCGATTCTCAACTGCTCCATCCTCCGAGTCGAGTATTGTTTGGCA ATAATGGTTCAGATTCCTGGGGCAAAGAAACTGAGAGTGGAGCTGCCTCTAGTTATTGGCACCATCCCGTACAACGGATTTGGGAGCAGAAGCTCAAGTATGAGCAGCCagttcagtatggacctgagtTGGCTAACCCTGGCACTACCTGAGCAACCAGAAG CTCCTCCAAACTACGCAGCTGTGGTATCGGAAGAAGAGTTCGAGCAGCACACGCCCTCTTACTCCCAGTCCGAGGAGCTGGTGCGGGAACTTGGCAGCCCCGTCTTTGCTTATATTCAAGAGTTTAAGTTCCAGCCTCCGCCTTTATATTCTGAA ATCGACCCATATCCAGTCCACAGTGAAGACCCACCGCTTAGAGTTGAATTTTCAATCGGACATCTGAACGCTTGA